One genomic window of Meles meles chromosome 15, mMelMel3.1 paternal haplotype, whole genome shotgun sequence includes the following:
- the SH3YL1 gene encoding SH3 domain-containing YSC84-like protein 1 isoform X2, which yields MNNPIPSNLKSEAKKAAKILREFTEITSRNGPDKIIPAHVIAKAKGLAILSVIKAGFLVTARGGSGVVLARLPDGKWSAPSAIGIAGLGGGFEVGIEVSDLVIILNYGRAVEAFAKGGNLTLGGNFTVAVGPLGRNLEGNVALRSSAAVFTYCKSRGLFAGVSLEGSCLIERKDTNRKFYCQDIRAYDILFGETPRPAQADDLYEILDAFTEKYESEGRRANARRAARERRRPAAKDLPPKPLSRPQPSPARVPLNAGSQRNGNKCKLYPELPSFQERVGSLNEPVEVTALYSFEGQQPGDLNFQAGDRITVISKTDSQFDWWEGELRGQTGIFPANYVAVN from the exons tGAATAATCCTATACCTTCCAATTTGAAATCGGAAGCAAAAAAGGCTGCTAAAATTCTAAGAGAATTCACGGAAATAACTTCCAGAAACGGACCTGATAAGATCATTCCTG CCCACGTCATCGCTAAAGCCAAGGGCCTTGCGATTTTGTCCGTGATAAAAGCTGGATTTCTAGTAACTGCTAGAGGAGGCAGTGGGGTCGTGCTGGCTCGTCTTCCGGACGGAA AATGGTCTGCGCCTTCAGCCATTGGGATCGCTGGGCTTGGCGGAGGGTTCGAAGTAGGAATCGAG GTATCAGATTTGGTAATAATTTTGAATTATGGCAGAGCGGTAGAAGCTTTTGCGAAAGGTGGTAACCTGACCCTTGGAGGGAATTTTACTGTGGCAGTTGGGCCCCTGGGGAG GAATTTAGAAGGAAACGTTGCCCTGAGAAGCTCTGCCGCTGTCTTTACGTACTGCAAATCAAGAGGGCTCTTTGCTGGCGTATCTTTAGAAGGCAGTTGTTTGATTGAAAGGAAAGACACTAATCGGaa ATTTTACTGCCAAGACATCCGAGCCTACGACATCTTGTTTGGGGAAACGCCGCGGCCCGCTCAAGCCGACGACCTCTATGAGATTCTGGATGCCTTCACCGAGAAGTACGAGAGCGAAGGGCGGCGCGCCAACGCCAGGAGAGCCGCGCGGGAGCGCAGGAGGCCCGCG GCTAAAGACTTACCTCCAAAACCGCTGTCGAGACCACAGCCGTCACCCGCACGAGTCCCGCTGAACGCTGGCTCccaaa GAAACGGAAACAAGTGTAAGCTCTACCCTGAACTCCCCAGCTTCCAGGAGAGAGTCG GCTCTCTGAACGAGCCCGTGGAAGTGACGGCGTTGTATTCCTTCGAGGGACAGCAGCCCGGGGACCTGAATTTTCAAGCCGGAGACAGAATCACAGTTATATCAAAAACAGACTCACAGTTCGATTGGTGGGAGGGAGAGCTTCGAGGTCAAACTGGCATTTTTCCAGCCAACTATGTTGCCGTGAATTaa
- the SH3YL1 gene encoding SH3 domain-containing YSC84-like protein 1 isoform X1 — translation MPAAALGEMKGGNVQGPLSWKPHSLSGICSLAPATEAQVNNPIPSNLKSEAKKAAKILREFTEITSRNGPDKIIPAHVIAKAKGLAILSVIKAGFLVTARGGSGVVLARLPDGKWSAPSAIGIAGLGGGFEVGIEVSDLVIILNYGRAVEAFAKGGNLTLGGNFTVAVGPLGRNLEGNVALRSSAAVFTYCKSRGLFAGVSLEGSCLIERKDTNRKFYCQDIRAYDILFGETPRPAQADDLYEILDAFTEKYESEGRRANARRAARERRRPAAKDLPPKPLSRPQPSPARVPLNAGSQRNGNKCKLYPELPSFQERVGSLNEPVEVTALYSFEGQQPGDLNFQAGDRITVISKTDSQFDWWEGELRGQTGIFPANYVAVN, via the exons tGAATAATCCTATACCTTCCAATTTGAAATCGGAAGCAAAAAAGGCTGCTAAAATTCTAAGAGAATTCACGGAAATAACTTCCAGAAACGGACCTGATAAGATCATTCCTG CCCACGTCATCGCTAAAGCCAAGGGCCTTGCGATTTTGTCCGTGATAAAAGCTGGATTTCTAGTAACTGCTAGAGGAGGCAGTGGGGTCGTGCTGGCTCGTCTTCCGGACGGAA AATGGTCTGCGCCTTCAGCCATTGGGATCGCTGGGCTTGGCGGAGGGTTCGAAGTAGGAATCGAG GTATCAGATTTGGTAATAATTTTGAATTATGGCAGAGCGGTAGAAGCTTTTGCGAAAGGTGGTAACCTGACCCTTGGAGGGAATTTTACTGTGGCAGTTGGGCCCCTGGGGAG GAATTTAGAAGGAAACGTTGCCCTGAGAAGCTCTGCCGCTGTCTTTACGTACTGCAAATCAAGAGGGCTCTTTGCTGGCGTATCTTTAGAAGGCAGTTGTTTGATTGAAAGGAAAGACACTAATCGGaa ATTTTACTGCCAAGACATCCGAGCCTACGACATCTTGTTTGGGGAAACGCCGCGGCCCGCTCAAGCCGACGACCTCTATGAGATTCTGGATGCCTTCACCGAGAAGTACGAGAGCGAAGGGCGGCGCGCCAACGCCAGGAGAGCCGCGCGGGAGCGCAGGAGGCCCGCG GCTAAAGACTTACCTCCAAAACCGCTGTCGAGACCACAGCCGTCACCCGCACGAGTCCCGCTGAACGCTGGCTCccaaa GAAACGGAAACAAGTGTAAGCTCTACCCTGAACTCCCCAGCTTCCAGGAGAGAGTCG GCTCTCTGAACGAGCCCGTGGAAGTGACGGCGTTGTATTCCTTCGAGGGACAGCAGCCCGGGGACCTGAATTTTCAAGCCGGAGACAGAATCACAGTTATATCAAAAACAGACTCACAGTTCGATTGGTGGGAGGGAGAGCTTCGAGGTCAAACTGGCATTTTTCCAGCCAACTATGTTGCCGTGAATTaa